A genome region from Chlorobaculum tepidum TLS includes the following:
- a CDS encoding uroporphyrinogen-III synthase has translation MKTVLVTRPKHQAEPFVRELAQYGLDSVVFPTIEIRPVTGWSVPDLTRFAGIFFTSPNSVQFFLERLLEESPDELPNLQQARVWAVGKTTGGDLEKHGVSIEPLPKSADAVSLMSGIDASEIEGKTFLFVRGSLSLGTIPEVIAKRGGICVELTVYDNIQPSLEETQKIKSLLTEGKIDCLSFTSPSTAINFFEAIDSKEVPSDVLIAAIGTTTSSALEKLGVKVDIIPEYFDGPNFAKAIAAALS, from the coding sequence ATGAAAACCGTTCTCGTTACACGCCCGAAGCATCAGGCCGAGCCTTTTGTGAGGGAACTTGCGCAGTACGGCCTGGACTCGGTTGTCTTTCCAACGATCGAGATCAGGCCGGTTACCGGCTGGAGCGTTCCTGATCTCACCAGATTCGCCGGTATCTTCTTTACCAGCCCCAACAGCGTCCAGTTCTTTCTCGAACGCTTGCTTGAAGAGTCTCCCGACGAACTGCCAAATCTTCAGCAGGCCCGCGTCTGGGCGGTCGGCAAAACCACTGGTGGCGATCTGGAGAAACATGGCGTCTCAATCGAGCCTCTTCCGAAGAGCGCTGACGCCGTCAGCCTCATGTCTGGCATCGACGCCAGCGAAATCGAAGGCAAAACCTTCCTCTTTGTTCGGGGTAGCCTCTCGCTCGGCACCATTCCCGAAGTCATCGCCAAACGCGGCGGCATCTGCGTCGAGCTGACCGTTTACGACAATATTCAGCCTTCACTCGAAGAGACCCAGAAAATCAAATCACTGCTCACAGAAGGCAAAATCGACTGCCTCTCGTTCACCAGTCCGTCAACTGCCATCAACTTCTTTGAAGCCATAGACTCAAAGGAAGTGCCGAGCGACGTACTCATCGCCGCCATCGGCACCACCACCTCCAGCGCACTCGAAAAGCTGGGTGTCAAGGTGGACATCATCCCCGAATACTTCGACGGCCCCAACTTCGCCAAAGCCATCGCCGCTGCCCTCAGCTGA
- the hisN gene encoding histidinol-phosphatase translates to MTPDLQLALELAEKAGKLTLDYFGRRSLQVFSKRDDTPVTEADRKAEELIRQGISAKFPGDGLFGEEFNERPSGNGRRWIIDPIDGTRSFIHGVPLYGVMIALEVDGVLRLGVINFPALGELYHAEIGAGAFMNGSSVQVSAIAETAAATVVFTEKEYLLDPPSTHPVDLLRSSAGLVRGWGDCYGHMLVASGRAEVAVDKIMSPWDCAAVIPIVTEAGGCCFDYRGRRSIIDGEGLVSANRSMGEALIEAIGKGERAR, encoded by the coding sequence ATGACTCCCGACCTTCAGCTTGCGCTTGAACTGGCTGAAAAGGCCGGCAAACTGACGCTCGATTATTTCGGGCGCAGGTCGCTTCAGGTTTTTTCAAAACGCGATGATACCCCGGTGACCGAGGCCGACCGCAAGGCCGAGGAGTTGATCCGGCAGGGCATCTCGGCAAAGTTTCCCGGTGACGGCCTGTTCGGCGAAGAGTTTAACGAGCGTCCATCCGGTAACGGCCGGCGCTGGATCATCGATCCGATCGATGGCACCCGTTCCTTTATTCATGGCGTGCCGTTGTATGGCGTGATGATCGCGCTTGAAGTGGACGGTGTACTTCGTCTCGGCGTTATCAATTTCCCAGCTCTCGGCGAGCTTTATCATGCCGAGATCGGCGCCGGGGCCTTCATGAATGGCTCCTCTGTGCAGGTTTCAGCTATCGCAGAAACGGCGGCGGCCACGGTGGTCTTCACCGAGAAAGAGTATCTACTCGATCCACCATCGACCCATCCGGTCGATCTTTTGCGTTCGAGTGCCGGACTGGTGCGCGGATGGGGCGACTGCTACGGCCACATGTTGGTCGCGTCGGGCCGGGCCGAGGTTGCTGTGGACAAGATCATGAGTCCGTGGGATTGCGCGGCGGTCATTCCTATCGTCACCGAAGCTGGAGGTTGTTGCTTCGATTATCGAGGCCGTCGGTCGATCATCGATGGCGAGGGTCTCGTCAGCGCGAACCGCTCGATGGGCGAAGCGCTCATCGAGGCGATCGGCAAAGGGGAGCGCGCCCGATGA